The Eublepharis macularius isolate TG4126 chromosome 3, MPM_Emac_v1.0, whole genome shotgun sequence genome has a window encoding:
- the CCDC82 gene encoding coiled-coil domain-containing protein 82, with amino-acid sequence METNSISRRYETRRSTRAKELAKSRVDWNRTKRSRLLDSEEEEDETTSASEKEIQTSSDDEGEEKDESAANGSKEETTVNGSSLPGVEAGCDGSAAEDREEESIIPGKHKRSRSSVMYDSDTSDESGIVRKVFAKRSCIIDEDLSTDEEQQTSPVEEATKRKQKRLMKLQELSQRRSTRAWSDRNHHEDSEDDAVILEDTYQPSLSPTEISDSADDGSMKDFIVEEEDEEDNELEQEKSENGESQPQKEKHAVSSKTLLEHYVPSLHHVDPCTHLQRIVRAFLINAADDTFLISLYAGERHKKYAQEMLSSLHYLDDRFIRPRLENLLSRSRWKERYKERVDNYPNVCIVFGSAERRFCQACELQRYCKLTVILSGQQYNSDTMEIDDFMSHDKQRLKVGSVCGGRTQVYHNLKHFKYKLYQDCCSVMKKDGYQDEPLKDTVDRVFSQLYEDGWIHKHYTDLEDYMNDADFFQEEKMD; translated from the exons ATGGAAACCAATTCTATAAGTAGAAGATACGAAACAAGGAGAAGCACTAGGGCAAAAGAACTAGCTAAATCTCGGGTAGATTGGAATCGGACTAAAAGAAGTAGACTGCTTGACAgcgaggaagaggaggatgaaaCCACATCAGCATCAGAAAAGGAAATTCAAACCAGTTCAGACGATGAAGGGGAGGAAAAAGATGAATCTGCGGCTAATGGAagcaaagaagaaacaacagTTAATGGGAGTAGCCTTCCAGGTGTTGAGGCAGGCTGCGATGGCTCAGCAGCAGAAGACAGAGAAGAAGAAAGCATCATCCCAGGAAAGCACAAGAGGTCCCGATCATCTGTGATGTATGATAGTGATACTAGTGACGAGAGCGGCATTGTTAGGAAAGTGTTTGCTAAGCGCAGTTGCATAATAGATGAAGACTTGTCCACTGACGAGGAGCAGCAAACATCACCTGTAGAAGAagcaacaaaaagaaaacagaaaaggttGATGAAGCTGCAAGAACTTTCCCAACGGCGATCGACTCGGGCGTGGAGTGACCGTAATCATCATGAG GATTCTGAAGATGATGCCGTAATATTAGAAGATACCTATCAGCCATCCCTCAGCCCAACTGAAATCAGTGACTCAGCTGATGATGGTAGCATGAAGGATTTCATTGTGGAGGAGGAAGACGAGGAAGACAATGAGTTGGAACAAGAGAAATCTGAGAATGGTGAAAGCCAGCCACAAAAGGAGAAACATGCTGTGTCAAGCAAAACACTGTTGGAGCATTATGTTCCAAGCT TGCATCATGTTGATCCTTGTACCCACTTGCAAAGAATTGTAAGGGCCTTTCTCATCAATGCAGCTGATGACACCTTTTTGATCTCACTATATG CAGGGGAAAGGCATAAGAAGTATGCACAAGAGATGCTGAGTTCACTTCATTACTTGGATGACCGCTTTATTCGACCCCGTCTTGAAAATTTGCTCTCCAGGAGTCGTTGGAAAGAACGATATAAG gAACGTGTGGATAATTATCCTAATGTCTGCATAGTTTTTGGAAGCGCAGAGAGACGTTTTTGTCAGGCCTGTGAACTGCAGAGGTACTGCAAACTTACAGTGATTCTGTCGGGACAACAGTACAATAGTGACACAATGGAAATAGATGACTTCATGTCGCATGACAAACAG AGATTAAAggttgggagtgtgtgtggaggtcGTACCCAAGTTTATCACAATCTGAAGCATTTTAAATACAAGTTGTATCAGGACTGTTGCTCTGTTATGAAGAAAGATGGATATCAGGATGAGCCACTTAAAGATACAGTGGACAGAGTCTTCAGTCAGTTGTATGAAGATGGCTGGATCCATAAG CACTATACAGATCTTGAAGACTACATGAATGATGCCGACTTCTTCCAAGAGGAAAAAATGGACTGA